A window from Dioscorea cayenensis subsp. rotundata cultivar TDr96_F1 chromosome 10, TDr96_F1_v2_PseudoChromosome.rev07_lg8_w22 25.fasta, whole genome shotgun sequence encodes these proteins:
- the LOC120270480 gene encoding uncharacterized protein At4g14100-like isoform X1 has translation MKMERSWGSVMKKAMVLLLLMTIGEGDPIPRQWPERFHAVLYMNISDGRLQITDLWYDWSAGRNVNLIQKQLGDLLHDVEWNNGTSYYYTVGPNSTNDGDCNVREFGVGIPRPDFLDDATYLRMEYTDGFLCNLWTKLDFIWYWEDVLTQIPVRWDFYDGISSHVMKFEEGVELDKSQWQAPSYCFKTLDNNGTLLLQDHNNKQYVPNHAS, from the exons ATGAAAATGGAGAGAAGTTGGGGTAGTGTCATGAAGAAGGCCATGGTGCTATTGCTCTTGATGACCATCGGAGAAGGAGACCCAATCCCGAGGCAGTGGCCGGAGAGGTTCCACGCCGTTCTTTACATGAACATCAGCGATGGACGGCTCCAGATCACGGATCTATGGTACGACTGGTCCGCAGGGAGAAACGTCAACCTTATACAAAAGCAGCTTGGGGATCTGCTACACGATGTCGAATGGAACAATGGTACGTCTTACTACTACACGGTGGGGCCCAACAGCACCAACGATGGAGATTGTAACGTGAGGGAGTTTGGGGTTGGGATCCCGAGACCAGATTTTCTGGATGATGCCACGTATCTCAGGATGGAATACACGGATGGATTTCTATGCAATTTGTGGACCAAATTGGACTTCATTTGGTATTGGGAGGACGTCCTCACCCAGATACCCGTCCGATGGGATTTCTACGATG GGATATCCAGCCATGTGATGAAGTTTGAAGAGGGTGTGGAGCTGGATAAGTCACAATGGCAGGCACCATCATACTGCTTCAAAACACTTGACAACAATGGTACCTTATTACTTCAAGACCACAATAACAAGCAATATGTCCCAAACCATGCCTCATGA
- the LOC120270958 gene encoding succinate dehydrogenase assembly factor 2, mitochondrial produces MATLRRTLLRFHQTLSLIPHRSPNSLPRSSLAGLASRLYSDHASIDVDLSTEEAQRRLRNRLLYRSRQRGFLELDLVLGNWVEENIRSMDELRIRALMDVLDLENPDLWKWLTVQEQPPEAVSNNIVFTAIQSKVLRNLDKHSSPETRANPGQPWVRGWDDKRGLDGPKYGNQ; encoded by the exons ATGGCGACTCTCAGGCGAACTCTTCTCCGATTCCATCAAACCCTATCCCTAATCCCTCATAGATCCCCAAATTCCCTTCCCAG ATCATCACTTGCTGGATTGGCATCTCGATTGTATTCGGATCATGCATCGATTGACGTGGATCTATCCACCGAGGAAGCCCAGCGCCGCCTCCGCAATAG ACTGTTGTATAGAAGCAGGCAACGTGGGTTTCTCGAGTTGGACTTGGTTTTGGGAAATTGGGTGGAGGAGAACATCAGGTCTATGGACGAGCTGCGGATCAGAGCCCTCATGGATGTTTTAGACTTG GAAAATCCTGATCTGTGGAAGTGGCTAACTGTGCAGGAGCAGCCGCCGGAGGCAGTGAGCAATAATATT GTATTCACTGCTATCCAATCTAAGGTTTTGCGAAATCTGGACAAGCATTCTTCCCCAGAGACTCGTGCAAATCCAGGTCAGCCATGGGTACGAGGATGGGATGATAAGCGTGGACTAGATGGTCCTAAATATGGAAATCAGTAA
- the LOC120270479 gene encoding LRR receptor-like serine/threonine-protein kinase RPK2: MAALLLLLLLLQLTLYFSLADDESALLAFKSSVTSDPADVLAGWSPAGGPHCAWLGVSCDAASRVISLNLSGTIAISGEIHPAIGDLHHLKVLDLHGNNFSDEIPLSITNLSSLRILDLSLNSLSGGIPESLIGFSRLESINLSSNHLTGRITISSTNLCHSLLHLNLSNNLLQDKIPPGIGKCVKLKTLLLNGNILEGRIPPEIGWITTLKILDISRNSLTGSIPKELANCTKLSHLVLTNLDDSIFKFSNEFNAFKGGIPHELLVLKELEVLWAPRANLGGSLPELREGICKLRVINLGQNYINGFIPDWLSSCRNLSFLDLSSNVFLGLMPPQLGVHCMLYFNISHNSLTGFLKEQQSSSLQCRRNLTALVEEGDQLVNSYSVTKDGNGNYMLLHDFSWNNFTGALPSLPLKLVGDFSYSLLLNSNGFNGSFPGELLGSCVGASEFRVNLSTNHLSGEIGIGHSSCLQMRSLELADNALTGLIPPEIGDLSHLKLLDLRENYLTGSIPEQLGNIASLVAVDLSRNSLTGGIPQSFSKLTMLEKLNVSFNNLSGSIPHLPNINDCDFFIGNQLLQPCADLKNASSWPSSPSSSHSGASKWSAQSSRLKSFEVAAVASASVLLFILLALLVYLVCSKRKLAQVTSLRRKVVVTFTEAPSELNYENVVRATGNFSIQKLIGTGGFGATYKAELASGFLVAVKRLSIGRFQGLQQFGAEIRTLGRIRHENLVTLIGYYMGESDMFLIYNYLAGGNLETFIHEMSSRNVKYPVVHKIALDIAQALAYLHYSCVPRIVHRDIKPSNILLDEKLNAYLSDFGLARLLEVSETHATTDVAGTFGYVAPEYATTCRVSDKADVYSFGVVLLELMSGKRSLDPSFSKYGNGFTIVAWGRLLIQEGRSGEVFAPSLWEAGPQEHLVSMLRVALACTVESLSVRPSMNQVVETLKLLN; encoded by the coding sequence ATGGCagctctccttctcctcctcctcctcctccagcTCACTCTCTACTTCTCGCTCGCCGACGATGAGTCCGCTCTCCTCGCTTTCAAGAGCTCTGTCACTTCCGACCCGGCCGACGTCCTCGCCGGCTGGTCCCCCGCCGGTGGTCCCCACTGCGCTTGGTTAGGTGTCTCCTGCGACGCTGCCTCCCGCGTCATCTCGCTTAACCTCTCCGGAACCATCGCTATATCCGGTGAGATCCACCCGGCGATTGGAGACCTCCACCATCTCAAGGTCCTGGACCTCCATGGAAACAATTTCTCTGATGAGATCCCTCTTAGCATCACCAACCTCTCTTCGCTACGGATTCTCGACCTGTCTTTGAACTCTCTCTCTGGTGGGATCCCGGAATCGCTCATCGGATTCTCGAGGCTCGAATCAATCAATCTCTCTTCCAATCATCTCACCGGGAGGATCACGATAAGCTCTACAAATCTATGTCACTCTTTGCTTCACTTGAATCTATCCAACAATCTCTTGCAGGACAAGATCCCACCTGGAATCGGGAAATGTGTGAAGCTCAAGACATTGTTGTTGAATGGAAACATTCTCGAAGGCCGGATTCCCCCAGAGATTGGATGGATAACCACCCTCAAGATTCTTGATATCTCGAGGAACAGCCTCACCGGTAGCATACCGAAAGAGCTTGCAAACTGCACAAAGCTCTCTCATCTTGTTTTGACGAATTTAGATGACTCTATTTTCAAATTCAGCAATGAGTTCAATGCATTCAAGGGAGGGATACCTCATGAGCTATTGGTCTTGAAGGAGCTTGAAGTCCTATGGGCTCCAAGGGCTAATCTTGGTGGGAGTTTGCCAGAGCTCCGGGAGGGGATATGTAAGCTGAGGGTTATCAATCTTGGCCAGAACTACATCAATGGTTTCATTCCTGACTGGTTGAGCTCTTGTAGAAACCTCTCGTTCTTGGATTTGAGTTCCAATGTCTTCCTGGGCTTGATGCCTCCACAGCTAGGTGTTCACTGCATGCTTTACTTTAATATTAGTCACAACTCACTTACTGGTTTTCTCAAAGAGCAACAATCATCATCTCTTCAATGCCGGAGAAATTTGACTGCATTGGTGGAAGAAGGAGATCAGCTGGTGAATTCCTACTCTGTGACCAAGGATGGAAATGGGAACTACATGTTGCTTCATGATTTCAGTTGGAATAACTTCACTGGTGCATTGCCATCATTGCCATTGAAACTGGTTGGTGATTTCTCTTATAGTTTGCTTCTGAACAGCAATGGCTTCAATGGATCTTTCCCCGGCGAGCTTCTTGGGTCATGTGTGGGGGCAAGTGAATTCAGAGTCAATTTGAGTACTAATCATTTGTCCGGTGAGATTGGCATTGGGCATTCTAGTTGCTTGCAGATGAGAAGTTTGGAACTTGCAGACAATGCTCTGACTGGCTTAATACCTCCTGAGATTGGTGACCTTAGCCATCTCAAACTTCTTGATTTGAGGGAGAATTATTTGACTGGTAGCATTCCGGAACAGCTTGGCAACATTGCTTCTCTTGTTGCTGTTGATCTCTCGAGAAACTCTCTTACGGGCGGCATCCCTCAGTCTTTCTCTAAGCTCACTATGCTTGAAAAGTTGAATGTTTCATTCAACAACCTCTCAGGCAGCATTCCTCATCTCCCGAACATTAATGATTGTGATTTCTTCATAGGCAATCAGCTGCTGCAACCATGTGCGGATTTGAAGAATGCTTCCTCTTGGCCATCTTCACCGTCATCTTCTCATTCTGGTGCTTCAAAATGGAGTGCTCAGAGCAGTAGATTAAAGTCTTTCGAGGTAGCTGCAGTTGCCTCTGCATCTGTTCTGCTCTTCATTCTCCTGGCGCTTCTTGTTTACTTGGTTTGCAGCAAAAGGAAGCTTGCTCAGGTCACTAGTCTTAGAAGAAAGGTGGTAGTGACATTTACCGAGGCACCTTCAGAGCTGAACTATGAGAATGTTGTTAGAGCTACCGGTAATTTCAGCATCCAGAAGTTGATTGGAACTGGTGGATTTGGAGCCACCTACAAGGCGGAGCTTGCTTCAGGTTTCCTAGTGGCAGTGAAAAGGCTCTCAATAGGCAGATTTCAAGGTCTTCAACAATTTGGTGCTGAAATCCGAACCCTTGGGAGAATTCGACATGAGAATCTTGTCACCCTTATCGGATACTATATGGGAGAGTCTGATATGTTTTTGATCTACAATTACCTTGCTGGAGGCAATCTCGAAACCTTCATCCATGAAATGTCTTCCAGGAACGTGAAGTATCCCGTGGTGCATAAGATTGCTCTGGACATTGCGCAAGCGCTGGCATATCTTCACTATTCTTGTGTTCCTCGGATAGTTCATAGAGACATCAAACCAAGTAACATCTTGCTCGATGAAAAGCTCAATGCTTATCTCTCTGATTTTGGTTTAGCAAGGCTATTGGAAGTGTCTGAAACACATGCCACTACTGATGTTGCGGGGACATTTGGATATGTTGCTCCGGAGTATGCCACGACTTGCAGAGTCTCGGATAAGGCTGATGTTTATAGCTTTGGGGTTGTGCTTCTGGAGTTGATGTCAGGGAAGAGGTCTCTTGATCCCTCATTCTCCAAGTATGGTAATGGCTTCACAATTGTTGCTTGGGGGAGGTTGCTCATTCAGGAGGGGCGTTCCGGTGAGGTGTTTGCTCCTTCATTATGGGAGGCAGGACCCCAGGAACACTTAGTTTCAATGTTGAGGGTGGCTTTGGCATGCACTGTGGAATCACTGTCTGTTCGGCCGTCGATGAACCAGGTTGTGGAGACATTGAAACTCTTAAACTAA
- the LOC120270741 gene encoding uncharacterized protein At4g14100-like, giving the protein MKMERGWQSIMKMAMVLLLPLMVIGEGDPIPRQWPEKFHAVLLTNLSDGRLQIANLWYDWPTGRNTYLRQFQLGDLLHDVEWNNGTSYFYTVGPNSTNGGYCHVITFGIGIPRPDFLNDATYLGMEYTNGFLCNLWTKVDFIWYWEDVRTQIPVRWNFFDGISTYVMKFEEGVELEKSQWQAPSYCFKGQDNNGTTFLQDHKSKQFVPNHGFMNAMLPDHL; this is encoded by the exons atgaaaatggagAGAGGTTGGCAGAGTATCATGAAGATGGCCATGGTGCTACTACTGCCCTTGATGGTCATCGGAGAAGGAGACCCGATCCCGAGGCAGTGGCCAGAGAAGTTCCACGCCGTTCTTTTGACGAACCTCAGTGATGGACGGCTCCAGATCGCGAATCTATGGTACGACTGGCCCACAGGGAGGAACACGTACCTTAGACAGTTTCAGCTCGGGGATCTGCTACACGACGTCGAATGGAACAACGGTACGTCGTACTTCTACACGGTGGGGCCCAACAGCACCAACGGTGGATATTGCCACGTGATTACCTTCGGGATTGGCATCCCTAGACCGGATTTTCTGAATGATGCCACGTATCTTGGGATGGAATACACGAATGGATTTCTATGCAATTTGTGGACTAAAGTAGACTTTATTTGGTATTGGGAGGATGTCCGCACTCAGATACCCGTCCGGTGGAATTTCTTTGATG GGATATCCACATATGTGATGAAGTTTGAAGAAGGTGTGGAGCTGGAAAAGTCACAGTGGCAGGCACCATCATACTGTTTCAAAGGACAGGACAACAATGGTACTACCTTTCTTCAGGACCACAAAAGCAAGCAATTTGTCCCAAACCATGGCTTCATGAATGCAATGCTACCTGATCATCTATAA
- the LOC120269969 gene encoding uncharacterized protein LOC120269969, producing MEVSGRKERNKEVMRLERESVIPILKPKLIIKLAYLIEHGTDRAEFLKLCKRVEYTIRAWYLLEFEDLMQLYSLFDPVHGGQRLEQQRLSSDEIDVLEQNFLTYFFNIMEQSNFKIVTDDEIEVAQSGQYLLNLPIKVDESKLDMKLLSNYFRKHPRDKLPEFSDKYIIFRRGIGLDQTTDIFVMEKLDMIISRLWGWLLKVSRLRKLFSKKPKPARSNTDPKKSDEPSADAKEEDLVVERIRIQNMELSMKNLFGKITIQEPTFDRMIVVYRRASSKTQTERGICIKHFKNIPMADMEIVLPEKKNPSLTPMDWVKFLVSVVIGLMTLVGSLEMPKADIWVVLAILSGLIGYCAKIYFTFQQNMVTYQNLITQSMYDKQLDSGKGTLLHLCDDVIQQEVKEVIISYFILMEQGKLTIDDLDQKCEDLIEEEFGEQCNFDVTDAVRKLEKLGIVIKDSIGRIACVPLRRANEIIGTTTEEIVLKARQGPIT from the exons ATGGAGGTTAGCGGGAGGAAAGAGAGAAACAAGGAAGTGATGCGATTAGAGCGCGAGTCTGTCATTCCAATCCTCAAACCTAAGCTCATCATCAAGCTCGCATACCTCATTG AGCATGGTACTGATCGAGCAGAATTTCTGAAGCTGTGTAAGAGAGTTGAGTACACCATCAGAGCCTGGTACCTATTAGAATTTGAGGACTTGATG CAATTGTACTCTTTATTTGATCCTGTTCATGGAGGCCAAAGATTGGAACAACAACGGTTGTCTTCTGATGAAATTGATGTGCTTGAGCAGAATTTCCTGACATACTTCTTTAAC ATAATGGAGCAGAGCAACTTCAAAATTGTGACTGATGATGAGATTGAAGTTGCACAGTCTGGGCAATATCTCCTAAACCTTCCAATCAAAGTGGATGAGTCTAAG CTTGATATGAAGCTTTTGTCTAATTACTTCAGAAAACACCCTCGTGACAAGCTGCCTGAATTTTCTGATAAG TACATAATATTTCGCCGAGGCATTGGACTTGACCAGACAACTGATATCTTTGTAATGGAGAAATTGGACATGATCATATCTCGTCTTTGGGGATGGTTGCTCAAAGTTTCTAG ACTTCGGAAGCTCTTCTCTAAAAAGCCAAAACCAGCAAGATCAAATACAGATCCAAAAAAATCTGATGAACCGAGTGCTGAtgcaaaagaagaagatttAGTTGTTGAGCGCATTCGGATTCAAAACATGGAACTGAG CATGAAAAATCTATTTGGGAAGATCACAATTCAAGAGCCCACTTTTGACAGAATGATTGTTGTTTACAG ACGAGCAAGCTCCAAGACTCAAACGGAACGAGGAATATGCATAAAACATTTCAAGAATATTCCAATGGCAGACATGGAGATAGTTTTG cctgaaaagaaaaatccaagTTTAACCCCAATGGACTGGGTTAAATTCCTTGTTTCCGTTGTTATTGGGCTT ATGACTCTCGTTGGATCACTTGAAATGCCAAAAGCCGACATTTGGGTTGTTTTGGCTATTCTTTCTGGTCTGATCGGTTATTGTGCGAAGATCTACTTCAC GTTTCAACAAAATATGGTTACTTACCAAAATCTAATCACACAATCAATGTACGACAAACAATTGGATAGTGGGAAAGGCACACTTCTACATCTCTGTGACGATGTTATTCAACAAGAA GTTAAAGAGGTGATTATCTCATACTTCATTTTGATGGAACAAGGAAAGCTGACGATTGAT GATCTGGACCAGAAGTGTGAAGATCTCATTGAAGAAGAGTTTGGTGAACAATGCAATTTCGATGTCACGGATGCTGTGAGAAAGTTGGAGAAACTTGGAATTGTTATAAAG GATTCTATTGGAAGAATTGCTTGTGTTCCATTGAGACGTGCCAATGAGATCATCGGTACTACTACCGAAGAAATAGTGCTTAAAGCTCGACAAGGCCCAATCACttag
- the LOC120270480 gene encoding uncharacterized protein At4g14100-like isoform X2, translating to MKMERSWGSVMKKAMVLLLLMTIGEGDPIPRQWPERFHAVLYMNISDGRLQITDLWYDWSAGRNVNLIQKQLGDLLHDVEWNNGTSYYYTVGPNSTNDGDCNVREFGVGIPRPDFLDDATYLRMEYTDGFLCNLWTKLDFIWYWEDVLTQIPVRWDFYDEWWQRREQLDLGVLLKQGYPAM from the exons ATGAAAATGGAGAGAAGTTGGGGTAGTGTCATGAAGAAGGCCATGGTGCTATTGCTCTTGATGACCATCGGAGAAGGAGACCCAATCCCGAGGCAGTGGCCGGAGAGGTTCCACGCCGTTCTTTACATGAACATCAGCGATGGACGGCTCCAGATCACGGATCTATGGTACGACTGGTCCGCAGGGAGAAACGTCAACCTTATACAAAAGCAGCTTGGGGATCTGCTACACGATGTCGAATGGAACAATGGTACGTCTTACTACTACACGGTGGGGCCCAACAGCACCAACGATGGAGATTGTAACGTGAGGGAGTTTGGGGTTGGGATCCCGAGACCAGATTTTCTGGATGATGCCACGTATCTCAGGATGGAATACACGGATGGATTTCTATGCAATTTGTGGACCAAATTGGACTTCATTTGGTATTGGGAGGACGTCCTCACCCAGATACCCGTCCGATGGGATTTCTACGATG AATGGTGGCAGAGGCGTGAGCAATTGGATTTGGGGGTGTTGTTGAAACAGGGATATCCAGCCATGTGA